The Littorina saxatilis isolate snail1 linkage group LG13, US_GU_Lsax_2.0, whole genome shotgun sequence genome contains a region encoding:
- the LOC138945998 gene encoding uncharacterized protein isoform X1 has translation MHAFDKKASMESWKKTMNGVMNGDNPYVSVLTMDTCGRTCTNQLCRNTSNLQRCGRCFRVYYCSKDCQRADWRNHKDLCQQVTAQAISNHEGLGNSSGKDMIELCKKCKTASASLKICGRCARASYCSKDCQREDWPQHKQHCKKVEKSQTESDWEAGKMFLDFARAMDPNQALPIRRSRKAALTWDEAYHETLSLHPDKRIITKLKDVTCEEDLDPVLMTSTVFLARLARPHPYVFRNAWYLEDCKGEEVRVLFYLDNNKAEPYFKWGQLDRGNFLCLEHAYIHTFLDGTTGIRVDDACDVSVVGD, from the exons ATGCACGCATTCGACAAAAAGGCCAGCATGGAAAGTTGGAAGAAAACTATGAATGGTGTGATGAATGGAGATAA CCCCTATGTGAGCGTTCTGACCATGGACACGTGTGGACGGACCTGTACCAATCAGCTGTGCAGAAACACCAGCAACCTCCAGAGATGCGGGCGCTGTTTCCGCGTCTACTACTGCTCCAAAGATTGCCAGCGTGCAGACTGGCGCAACCACAAGGACTTGTGCCAACAGGTTACTGCACAGGCTATCAGCAATCATGAAG GTCTCGGAAATAGCAGTGGAAAGGATATGATTGAACTATGCAAG AAATGCAAAACTGCAAGTGCATCTCTGAAGATTTGTGGGCGTTGTGCCAGAGCGTCGTACTGTTCTAAGGACTGTCAGCGAGAAGACTGGCCGCAACACAAACAGCACTGCAAGAAAGTCGAAA AGAGCCAGACTGAATCAGACTGGGAGGCTGGAAAGATGTTCTTGGATTTTGCTCGCGCCATGGATCCGAACCAAGCTCTGCCAATCCGCAGATCCCGCAAGGCTGCCTTGACATGGGATGAGGCATACCACGAGACGCTGAGTCTCCATCCTGACAAGAGGATCATCACCAAGTTGAAGGACGTGACCTGCGAGGAAGACCTTGACCCTGTCTTAATGACCTCCACTGTCTTCTTGGCTCGACTCGCAAGGCCTCATCCTTATGTTTTCCGCAACGCATGGTACCTTGAA GATTGTAAAGGTGAGGAGGTGCGCGTTCTGTTCTACCTGGACAACAACAAAGCGGAGCCCTACTTCAAGTGGGGTCAGCTTGACCGCGGCAACTTCCTCTGCCTAGAGCATGCCTACATCCACACCTTCCTGGACGGAACCACCGGCATCCGTGTTGATGATGCTTGTGACGTCAGCGTGGTTGGGGACTAG
- the LOC138945998 gene encoding uncharacterized protein isoform X2 codes for MDTCGRTCTNQLCRNTSNLQRCGRCFRVYYCSKDCQRADWRNHKDLCQQVTAQAISNHEGLGNSSGKDMIELCKKCKTASASLKICGRCARASYCSKDCQREDWPQHKQHCKKVEKSQTESDWEAGKMFLDFARAMDPNQALPIRRSRKAALTWDEAYHETLSLHPDKRIITKLKDVTCEEDLDPVLMTSTVFLARLARPHPYVFRNAWYLEDCKGEEVRVLFYLDNNKAEPYFKWGQLDRGNFLCLEHAYIHTFLDGTTGIRVDDACDVSVVGD; via the exons ATGGACACGTGTGGACGGACCTGTACCAATCAGCTGTGCAGAAACACCAGCAACCTCCAGAGATGCGGGCGCTGTTTCCGCGTCTACTACTGCTCCAAAGATTGCCAGCGTGCAGACTGGCGCAACCACAAGGACTTGTGCCAACAGGTTACTGCACAGGCTATCAGCAATCATGAAG GTCTCGGAAATAGCAGTGGAAAGGATATGATTGAACTATGCAAG AAATGCAAAACTGCAAGTGCATCTCTGAAGATTTGTGGGCGTTGTGCCAGAGCGTCGTACTGTTCTAAGGACTGTCAGCGAGAAGACTGGCCGCAACACAAACAGCACTGCAAGAAAGTCGAAA AGAGCCAGACTGAATCAGACTGGGAGGCTGGAAAGATGTTCTTGGATTTTGCTCGCGCCATGGATCCGAACCAAGCTCTGCCAATCCGCAGATCCCGCAAGGCTGCCTTGACATGGGATGAGGCATACCACGAGACGCTGAGTCTCCATCCTGACAAGAGGATCATCACCAAGTTGAAGGACGTGACCTGCGAGGAAGACCTTGACCCTGTCTTAATGACCTCCACTGTCTTCTTGGCTCGACTCGCAAGGCCTCATCCTTATGTTTTCCGCAACGCATGGTACCTTGAA GATTGTAAAGGTGAGGAGGTGCGCGTTCTGTTCTACCTGGACAACAACAAAGCGGAGCCCTACTTCAAGTGGGGTCAGCTTGACCGCGGCAACTTCCTCTGCCTAGAGCATGCCTACATCCACACCTTCCTGGACGGAACCACCGGCATCCGTGTTGATGATGCTTGTGACGTCAGCGTGGTTGGGGACTAG